GTGAGTTGGGCGTGGGCCacaattccatttattccatGGTCCCCACGTGCCCCAGTGCCATGATGATGCTTCACGTTGTCTGGTGTCAGTGTCAGCTTAGACCCTGTATCCAGCAGTCCTTAAAATGCCCAGGTCTTGCCTCTTCCCCAGTATACAGTTACTTGAATAAATGGCTATAGACCCTTTGGAGGATGTGGGGAATCATTACCATGAATATCTACTCTGTGGTGTCACAGGGTCTTACCTTCTAGGAGTTCCAGCCTCTTCTTTAGGTAATTGTCTCTAGGACTTAAAACTGACTTGgggctggtaatcccagcactttggggtggctgaggcgggcagatcacgaggtcaggagttcaagaccagcctggccaacatggtgaaatcccatctctactaaaaatacaaaaattagctgggcattgtggcatgcgcctgtagtcccagctactcgggaggctgaggcaggagaatcgcttgagcccaggaggcggaggttgcggtgagctgagatcatgccattgcactccagcctgggtgacaaagcgagactctgcctcggaaagaaaaaaaaaacggacTCGGGCCTGAAAAATGAGTCAGAGATTGTGATTTTGTTTGGGGTGCAGCCCTCAGCCTCTTTTCCATCTTTGACTTATCTTTTATTGTTTAAGCTATACTCTGTTGACTACCCATCTACCTTGCTGCTAGAAACGCCACGCTCTGTAAACCATCTCCATATCAAGTCGCTCTGAAATccctttttatgttgtttttttaattaattttttttttttttttttttttttttgagacagagtcttgctctgtcgcccaggccagagtgcagtggtgcaatcttggctcactgcaaactccacctcctgggttcaagtgattcttgtgcttcagcctcctgagtagctgggattacaggtgcatgccaccatgcccagctaatttttgcatttttagtagagaccagggtttcaccatgttggccaggctggtctcgaactcctgaccccaggtgatccgcctgcctcagcccaaagtgctgggattacaggcatgagccaccacactcggcccaaAATCCCTTTTTAGCGTTTGCTTCCTTGGTCCAGTCCAGACCTAAGCTATCTTAGGTTGAGTTCTCTGGGAAACAGACTGTACAGTGGAGATTTGCTTGCAGGAATTTTACTGGGAAGTGAGGGAACTTAAACTGGGATTCAGTTGCAGCAGGCCTCGTCCAACACGACAGGGGTCTCTGAAGCTGGGATGGCTCTTCAGAGATATCCTGAACTGAGCAAGGGGATTGGATTTTTGTGTTTCCTCATTGACCAGGCACTGGATATGGGCTGTCCCTGAGGAATGAGAGGCAGAAACTTGGGTGAGGCAGTTCCCTTCTCTGGGGATTCAACTACAAGCTATCAGCAGGCAGCATTCCTGGCAGTTGGCAGAATGAGCCCATCAGCCCCGAAGAGCAAGATCTGAGCAGTGACCCTCAGCAGCCACTACCGTTCCCTTTTAGAATTAGCTAagaagtggccgggcacagtggctcacacctgtaatcccagcactttgggaggccgaggcaggcggatcacaaggtcaggagatcaagaccttcctggctaacacagtgaaaccctgtctctactaaaaatacaaaaattagctgggcatagtggcgggcgcctgtagtcccaggtactcgggaggctgaggcaggagaatggcgtaaacccggcaggcggaggttgcagtgagccaagatcgcgccattgcactccagcctgggcaacagagcgagactctgtctcaaaaaaaaaaaaaaaaaaaagaattagctaagAAGTGCCCTGGCCCCTTTTCTCTGAATGGAAATACCTGATGTTTTATGAAGTAGAGCTGAAGTCTAGATACAAACTATTCAATTTTAATTTGAGGTTACTGTTTTAATTTGGGGttactattgttttaaaaaaaatagaagggagATCCTTTAAACAGAAAAAGGTTACTTACTTGGGACATTTAATAATATGTGCTTGCTTTCCATGAGAATTGCAGGGAGctagaagacaagaaaaagattCAGAATCTCTTGGCTCTTGTgggaacagatgctggagaagtgaCCTATTTTTGTAAGGAGCCTCCTCACAAAGTAAGTAATCTTTGGTGTAGCATGGTAAGTGTGGCTTTACAAGTCACAGGCTAAGGCCCATCATCAGAAGAACGTTAGTATCCGCTGGAGAAGGCAGATGGAGAATTAGCCATCACAGTGCCTTGTTTGCCTgagtttttaaagcatttttcttcAAAAACCTTGGGAAGTAGCATTATTTACCCCATTTCAATGTTTAGAAACCTGAAGCACAGAGGGGTGGCTGTTTTAGCTGAGACAGAGAGGAAAGCAGGAGCAGACTGTGTGTGGGAGAAAGTTTTGATgcttaagtttctttttaaatctttgtttatACTGATTACAAATGTAATCCATGgtctttattaaaaacaaacacagagtATAGTAATCTATCATATAAAAGTGGCAGGTTCTCATAATCCTATACCCCAGAGATAATCCATTAGTAATAGtttggtgtatatacttccatctcTTTTTTCATTCCTATAGAAATAGTTATGTGTCTGTGtatactatttctattttttcatttctataaacaGTTCCTGAGCATTTTTATACATATCTGTATATGTATACTTCTGTTTTCTAAAGGTCTTTGGCCaagagctactttttttttttttttttttgagacaaagtctcattctgttacataggttggagtgcaatgcgcaatctcggctcactgcaacctccgctctggggctcaagcactcctcccacctcagcctcccaagaagctgggactacaggtatacaccaccacacccagctaatttttgtattttttgcagagatggggtttcaccatgttgcccaggctggtctcgaactcctgagctcaagcagtccgcccaccttggcctgtcaaagtgctgggattacaggcatgagccaccacacccaccaaagagctgcttttaaaaaaataataaaaatttaaaaaaaaattttagagctgaggtcttggtatgttgcctaggctggactcacacttctgggcttaagcaccATCCTTCCACTCTAgctagccttccaagtagccggAACTACAGGGGTGCACGACTGTGCCccaggctgtttttgtttttgtttttaatcatataTTACTAAATAGCCctgcaattttgtttatttatttatatttatttatttatttttcaagatggagtttcgctcttgtcccccaggctggggtgtaatggtgcaatctcggctcaccacaacctctgcctcccaggttcaagtgattctcctgcctcagcctcctgagtagctgggattacaggcatgcgccaccacacctggctaattttgtattttttatagagatggggtttctccatgttggtcaggctggtctcgaactcccgacctcaggtgatccgcccaccttggcctcccaaagtgctgagatgacaggcatgagccaccgcacctggccttatttttatttttttagaaacaaagtctcattttgtcacccaggttggagtgcagtggagtgatcatagctcactgcagccttaagctcctaagctcaagcaatcctcacaccttagcctcctgagtagcggggaccacaggcacatgccaccacacccggcctacttttttaagtttatattgTCAACACAGGGTTCTATCCAGTTTGCTGCTTTGCCTGTGTGGTCTGTCATGTGCATGACATCCTTATATGATCGTATCTATTGTCAACACAGGGTTTTATCCAGTTTGCTGCTTTGCCTGTGTGGTCTGTCATGTGCATGACATCCTTATATGATCGTATCTATTGTCAACACAGGGTTTTATCCAGTTTGCTGCTTTGCCCGTGTGGTCTGGCATGTGCATGACATCCTTATATGATCGTATCTATTGTCAACACAGGGTTTTATCCAGTTTGCTGCTTTGCCTGTGTGGTCTGTCATGTGCATGACATCCTTATATGATCGTATCTATTGTCAACACAGGGTTTTATCCAGTTTGCTGCTTTGCCTGTGTGGTCTGTCATGTGCATGACATCCTTATATGATCGTATCTATTGTCAACACAGGGTTTTATCCAGTTTGCTGCTTTGCCTGTGTGGTCTGTCATGTGCATGACATCCTTATATGATCGTATCTATTGTCAACACAGGGTTTTATCCAGTTTGCTGCTTTGCCTGTGTGGTCTGTCATGTACATGACGTCCTTATATGATCATATCTATTGTCAACACAGGGTTTTATCCAGTTTGCTGCTTTGCCCGTGTGGTCTGTCAGTGCATGACGTCCTTATATGATCATAGCAGTTTTGACTAATTTAACTTACAGTGTTTGATCTGCAGAAGTAAGgctgaaaagtaaaatattacgTTTATAGGAAGGCTACTTCAATACCAGTTTTTGCTTCTTCAGGTCACCATTCTCCAAAAGGCTATCCAGGCTGTAGGTGAATGTGAGCAGAGTGAATCTTCAGCTTTCAAAGCAGGTAACAACCATATAACCTGTTAGAAATTCTCATCAATGCAGAATTGAAAATCACagtgcaggccgggcgtggtggctcacgcctgtaatcccagcactttgggaggctgaggtgggcggatcacctgaggtcaggagttcgagaccagcctggccaacatggcgagaccccatctctacataaaatacaaaaaattagccgggtgtggtggcaggcgcctgtaatcccagctatttgggaggctgaggcaggaggatttcttgaacctgggaggcggaggttgcagtgagctgagatcgtgccattatacgacagagcaagactctgtctccaaaaaaaaaaaaaaaaacagcgcaCACAATTGGAAATGTTTTCCTACTGTACAGTGATAATTGATGCTCATAATGATGCCTTTGGTGGTCTAATGTCTTAATGAGCTTCTTGAATTATCCAAGGAATTAAATTTtgctcagttctttttttttttttttttttcttttgagatagagttttgctcctgttgcccgggctggagtgcaatggcgcgatcttggctcattgctgcctctgcctcccagattcaagcgattctcctacctcaacctcctgagtagctaggatgacaggcatatgccaccacacctggctaacttattgtattgtattttacttTGTGTAGGAAGGGGTTCTcactatgtcactcaggctggttttgaactcctggcttcaagtgattgtcctgctttggcctcccaaagcactgagattacaggcatgagccacaacacctggccttATTCTGATCGAATAGGATTTACTAAGAAAATAGACACAACTATTTTAGTGGCTGATTCTAAGGAAAATTTAGTGGTTGATTCTGCCAGAAGATGAATATGATTATTTAGGTGACATCCTGCAGAGCTCCCTTATAGAGATTCCTATTTGAAAAGTTAAGCACTATGATTATGATGTTTCCCTTTGTCTTCCGAATCCATTCATTAGTGAGAACCCCTTCATTACCCTTACAGGTAAATGAATCTGAACTCCTCTGCACGGGAAATGCTGATATTTCAATAGCACACAGAAAAGCTGGGTAAAATCTTCTTGatggattttgttttctattttagatcctaaaataagcaaaagaagaccatcgagagagagaaaagaaagttctGAGCATTACCAAAGAGACATACAGACACTCATCCTACAGGTAAAGAATGTATTTTGGCAGACCAAGATGGCTTTTATCCACAGGTGCAGCTCTATGTGACATACCCTCAGTGTCATGTGATAAGTATCTCCTTGCACGCAGGTTACATCTAAGCATCGTGTGGTTAAGAAAATTGAGATTGTTCCTAATTTCTAAGAGCTTATGTTTTAAAACCATCCTTTTCTATTTGAACATTCTAAAAGTGCTACTCTGAACCTTCGATTCAATATACTAAGCCCCATCCACCAAAACCAGTGCAAAGTAAGAATTCACTGGCCTAGGGATATGCAGAGATTGCAGAGGGAAGCTTGTCTATGCTGATAGATCAACGTTTGAtggtatattcatttatttagtgcttAGGTTCCAAAGTCTAGGAAAGTAATGAACTGTTCTCTTAGCTCCTGGCTGTGTGTCATTTGGAACCATGATTTCTCATCTAGTTGCACTAAAGTTTCTGTCCTTACTGCATTAAATCTCTGTTGATTTAAAGGACAGTTGCTACCTTTGGCCAGTATCTCCACGTGGAGTCACGACGACCAGACACAGAGAAGGAAATTACATTATATTCATTTTGCTCTGCTTTTTGAAACCAAAAACTAAGAAAAGAGTCATCTTGCTTCTGTGCAGGAAGGGTGTCTTAAAGGGAGACCTCAGTCAAGGGAGATAGTGAAAAGGCAAAAATCACAGGGTAAGAAAACTGGATTTTGTAGCTTTGTTTGTGTGACGTAGATGCTGGGTTTCGTTTGGACAAAGAATCTACTCTTGTATAGCCTAACCCCACTTATAAGACGTTAAGAGGAACTGGGCTGGGCATagtaatgcctgtaattccagcactttgggaggccaaggcaagttgattgctggagcccaaaagttcgagaccagcctggacaacatagtgagaccccatctctacaaaaaataaaaatgaaattagctgggtgtggtggtacacacctgtagtcctggaggctgaggcagggaggactgcttgagcccagggtgttgaggctgcagtgggctatgatcacgcccactgcacttcagcctgggggacagagcaagaccttgtcttgaaATGAACAAGAGGATTAGGATTgagatgtttttgtttgtgtttgttttttaatttttctggagaAAGGCTCACTTTTCCTAGAGGTATGAAGTAAGTGGAAGTAGGGCTGGATTCCTCACCCCTTTTTGGCCTGTCTAGGTGGAAGCACTGCAGGCTCAGCTGGCAGAGCAGACCAAACTTTCTCGAGAACAAATTGAAGGGCTCGTCGAGGACAGACGGATTCACCTTGAGGAAATACAAGTTCAGCACCAGAGAAATCAGAACAAAATCAAAGAGCTAACCAAAAAGTGAGTGTCTAAGAAAGCTGTACCTAAcgggtattttatttttctgagtgaCTTAAAAGTTAACATTTTGTACTTGAACAACAGCGGGTCATAGAACTAAAGGGAGCCttgaaaagactgtcttcctCAGAAACCCCCGCCTCTACGTAGGTGAGTACCTCGCTTTTCCAGGCGTGCTGTTGAAGAGCTGATGAGTATTTCACGTGCTCCTTTTAATCCATGTTGGTGTTTTAGCTTGCTTCTGGTGGCTAAGAAGTGTtcttaggccgggtgcagtggctcacgcctgtaatcactcctgcctgggcgacagagtgagaccctgtctcaaaaaaaaaaaaaaaaaaaaagtgttcttttaTCCACTGATATACTATCTGACTCAATGTAGTAAGACCCTTTTCTTTTGTTTGCCCCTTCATGAATATGGAAAACATGAGtttacataccaaaaaaaaaactgcacacTCAGTATTTTAATCGGAACTCTGCCGGTGCTTTTATCTAGAGACGTGTTGTCATTTTTGGCTTCTATGAAATTTTCGTCCCAAGAAAGGCaggattatatttttttctaacagatTGAGTTGGTGTAGTGTATTCTTGGTTATCAAAATACTCATATAGCTTTGGGATTTTGAATTGGTATATATCTATGATGTGTGAAACAGCATGATACATACTATTTGATCTCAAGCCCATAAAATTGGTTGTTGTGTCTACACACACGCAGGACCTAGAACGTCCTGTaaactttacagtttacaaactGTAAAGTGCTTCTGATTGTGGATGACTTTGTTCTTTGCTTCTTGTGTGTTTTAGTTTCCTATAAtgcacatactttaaaaaaaaaaaagggttatttttaaaatctgaaaaaataaaaaatggcaaaCTCTGTCCTCATTGTTTTTGTTCCTAACCTGCTTACCTTTCTTTACCTGTCTGCAGTCTGACTTCATCCCCACCATTTTACTAAACATGCCCTTTCTGGGGTTCTGGGGTCACCATTGACctcttaacttttctttttttttttttttttggagactaagtctcactctgtcgcccaggctggagtgcagtggcgtgatcccggctccctgcaaccgctgcctcccaggttcaagcgattctcctgcctcagcctcctgaatagctgtgattacaggcgtgtgccaccacgcccagctaattttgtatatttagtagagacggagtttcaccgtgttagccaggctgatctcgaactcccagtctctggtggtccacccgcctcagcctcccaaagtgctgggattacaggcatgagccaccgtgcctggcctacctcTTAACTTCTGAGACCAGTTGTATCTCTACAGTTCAGTCCTTATTATACTTAGTATCTTCCTGCATGTTTGGCATCACTGATCAGCCCCTCCTTGTAATTCATTTCCCTTGATTTCTGCAGCACCTGTCTTTCTTGGTTCTTCTACCTGTCTAACCCCTTCACCCTTTTGCCTGGTTCCAGTGGCCAGACCTATGCCATAAGGACATCCTCAGTTGAATGTGTTTGAGCATGTCAAATTTACCATTACTGAAACCACGCTGTTGTTTCTCCCAACAAATGCTCCCATCCCCATCTCAAGCCTACTTCTTTCTGTGTTTCATCTAGTTTCATGGTATCACATGTATTCCGTTTCCCAAGCTTGAAACCACAGGATCACCTTCAACTCTTAACTTTCTTATTCCTTAATTCCAAACCCTATGAATTATAAGCCTAAAAACCCCCTCAAGTCCATTCTCTGCTCTCTGATATAGGCAGTTCTACATGGAGCACAACATACACAAAAGCAAAGCTGTTTTTGATACTACAGAACTTGTGTTAACTTGTCAGAACTCCACGATTTAGTacttccttgtcttattcctaGGAATGGTCCATACTTATGCAGGCTATGTGTAAATATCCCTGTAGTCCTTCTAATCATATAACCTGAAGTTAGCACTCAGGAAAATATCTCCTGTCtgattgttttgtttcattttttccagtaaagacagggtcttactctgttgcccaggctggagtgcagtggtgtgatcatagcttactgcagccttgaactcctgggtgcaagcaatcctcctgcctgagccttccaagtcgctaggattacaggtgcataccaccaaacctggtttatttttattattttttgtagagatggggtcttgctatgttgcccaggctagtctcgaactcctggtttcaagcaatcctctcacctcagcctcctgaagcactgagattacagacatgagccactgtgcccagccttgcacTCTCATTCTTAGTACATTAATTCAAACTCTATTCCTTTGTTTAAATTGTTCCTATTGCtgatcctttgtcttttttttttttttttttttgagacagagtctcgctgtgtcatccaggctggagtgcagtggcacaatctcggctcactgcaagctctgcctcccgggttcatgccattctcctgcctcagcctcctgagtagctgggactacaggtgcccgccaccactcccggctaatttttttttttttttttgtatttttagtagagacaaggtttcactgtgttagccaggatggtctcgatctgacctcgtgatctgcccgcctcggcctcccaaagtgctggtatttccttcttagtagagacagggtttcaccatgttggccaagctggtctcaatctcctgacctcaggtaacctgcccacctcagcctcccaaagtgttgggattacaggcgtgagccaccgcgcccggtctgcTATGTTTCTTTTAACATAGTATAATGTGTTTGCATTTGGCCAGTATTTCTCcaccttcatttttatttttagtatttttgcacTTAAGTATAGCATCTTGACTTTTcaatgggttttgtttttaagggACAGATATTTTAATATTGTCATAGTAATTCGTAATTTTATATCTGTTTTCCGGAATACCAGTAACCTTCCTTGGTTAGCGTTATCCGCATACCAGTAACCTTCCTTGGTTAGCGTTATCCGCATACCAGTAACCTTCCTTGGTTAGCGTTATCCGCATAGCAGTAACCTTCCTTGGTTAGCGTTATCCGCATACCAGTAACCTTCCTTGGTTATTGTTATCCGCATATCTGAGCACATGATCGGTTCCTTCCATTAGATGGGTCTTCCTAAGAAGGGCATGAAATCCAGGGCCATGAATGACTGCCCTTTGGGTATCACTTTCAAGCTacttgtgttttaacaagcccatACTTTCCCAGTTTGAGATTGAGAACATAAGACAGAATAAAATAACGCGTTGAAAGTGAGAGAGATCCTTGTGGTAATTGAATCAATCTCTCTCTGTATACACTTGCACACATTCCTGACTGTATATATTCATCTTGTGACATTTACTCTACTGTGTGCTTGGCACTCTGCTGTCATTTCCTCTTATCTGTGTACTCTGTTACTCATGAAAATAAGTGGATCTCACATTATTTGTTTGGTAGAAAAATATAGTGATTGCTTCATGGTATTTAATACTCTTGCAAGCAGCCAGATCATTCAGTATAGCATTTTTCTAGGTGGTAATGTTAAACTGATGAGTTTCTAACTTCCAGggatattgttttttaaagatagagaCGTTGTCTATTCCTAAATTTCAGGAAATAGTCACCACGAATCTGTTAACTGCCTGTGTATGTCCAGTAGTTAGTATTATCCTTGACAATCTCATGGCATTGgggcaaaaataataaataaggtaTATGCTTTCACTCAGGCTGGGAAAAAGTGCATGTTGACAGTTAAAATATGACAGATGAGCAAGTGTTGAATTATAAGACAAGGGAACATTAACCTGGGATGGAGTTTCAGAGAATGGAGGAATTAAAATAGGCTAAAGTTGGAAATGACTTCATACaggaagttgatttttaaaaaagtaggccaggtgcagtggttcacacttgtaatcccagtattttgggaggctggggcgagaGGAGtgtatgagcccaggagttccagaccagacaaGCCTaaggaacatagcaagaccccgtctccacacacacacaaattcttaATGAGCTGGCAAACGCCCTGGGAggtggtcccagctgcttaggaggctgagacagaaggattgcttgagcccagaaggtcagggctgctgtgagctgtgatcgtgcctctgcactccaacctatgtgacagagcaagaccttgtcttaaaaaaaaaaaaaaaaagttctttttaaaataaacaaaggatAAGATTTTGATACAGGCAGTTCTACATGGAGCACAGCATACACAAAAGCAAAGCTGTTTTTGATACTATAGAATTTGTATTAACTTGTCAGAACACCGTGATTTAGTtcttccttgtcttattcctaGGAATGGTCCATAGTTACGCAGGCTATGTGTAAATATCCCTGTAGTCCTTCTAATCATATAATCTGAAGTTAGCACTCAGGAAAGTACCTGTAAAGACCAGTCTATGAACCAGTGAGCATGGGTAGATACATTATACTTTGCCCAGTAAAACATGTAAGATTGCCAGtgatcagatttttaaaactgctaatattttacaaaatttatatATCACACCATTTTAAAAGAACCACTCTCTTCCATTTTGGAATAATCCTTGCTTTCAGGTGTGCTGTGTGCGCATCCTCATGTCTGCATTTACACTTTCTTTCCTAGTCTTCACCACACCCAAGAACTGCTCTATGAGAGCACCAAAGATTTTCTGCAACTCAGATCTGAAAACCAAAATAAAGAGAAGTCATGGATGCTTGAAAAAGATAATTTGATGTCAAAGATTAAGCAATATAGGGTGCAGTgtaagaagaaagaagataaaattggAAAAGTGTTGCCCGTTATGCATGAGAGTCACCATGCTCAAAGTGAATATATTAAGGTAATGTCCTTATGTCTTAACgaagttgtttatttttctgggaGAGTTGAAGGAATTCCAAAGAACCTACAATCTGTAATGTAAGATCCATTCAGTCCAGGAAGCTCTGGTAGCAGCTGCCTCAAGAATTATGTTTCAAAGAGCAGCTGATCATTGTAGTATTTGGGGATTCAAAATATTAGActtgttgattcattcattcattcattcaacaaatatttattgtactcctggccgggcacagtggttcacatctgtaatcccagcactttgggaggcctaggtgggcaaatcgtgaggtcaggagttcaagaccagcctggccaacatggtgaaaccccatctctactaaaaatacaaaaaaaaaaaaaaaaaaattagctgagcatgatggtgggtgcctgtaatcccagctacttgggaggctgaggcaggagaattgcttgaacccgggaggcagaagttgcagtcagctgagaccgtgccactgcactgcagccccgatgacagtgcgagactgtgtctcaaaacaaacaaaaaaaaaacccaaaaacacacaaatatttatcgCACTCGTACTATGGGTTAGGCCCTAGAGTTACAGTAATCTAAACAAGGTCTTCCTTCATGGTGTTTACATTTTAATGGGTGAGAAAAAACAGAAACTTTAGCAAATAACTAAGAAAATATAGATTAGGCCagacgcgatggctcacacctgtaatcccagcactttgggaggccaaggcgggtggatcacctgaggtcaggagttcgagaccagcctgaccaacatggtgaaaccccgtctctactaaaaatacaaaaattggtggggcgtggtggtgggcacctgtaatcccagctactcgggaggctgaggcaggagaatcacctgaacccgggaggcggaggttgcagtgagctgagatcatgcgattgtactccagcctgggcgacagagtgggactccatctcaaaaaaaaaaaaggactttgggaggcagaggtgggtggatcacaaggtcaggagtttgagagcagccttgCCGGcacggtggaaccctgtctctaccaaaaatataaaaaaaatagccaggcatggtggcagacacctgtaatcccagctacttgagaggctgaggcaggagaattgcttgaacctgggaggcagaggttgcagtgagccgagatcgcaccactgcattccagcccagtgacagagtaaggactccatctcagaaaaaaaaaaaagaaaaaattatagattATAAAATGCGGTATTAAGGGAATAAAAGAATTACATGAAGATTATATGTAGTTGCTGGAAGTCCATTGTATTAATAGAAGGAATGCACAGGGACACTCTCTTATATCTAGTGTTTTTGCTGAGACCTGAAAAATGGGACTAAGCTTGCCATACAGACCTTGAGGAAGAACATtcctggcagagggaagagcaagttTATAGGCCCTGGAGTATGTTCAAGGAAATGGAAGGCTGTCATCATGGTTGTAGAGGAATAAATAAGGAGGAAGTGGTATGCTCTTTAAGAAGCCAGCATTGGCAG
The Gorilla gorilla gorilla isolate KB3781 chromosome 10, NHGRI_mGorGor1-v2.1_pri, whole genome shotgun sequence genome window above contains:
- the CCDC77 gene encoding coiled-coil domain-containing protein 77 isoform X5; this encodes MYFGRRCEKDSMNFTPTQTPVCRKRTVVSKRGVAVSGPTKRRGMADSLESTPLPSPEDRLAKLHPSKELLEYYQKKMTECEAENEDLLKKLELYKEACEGQHKLECDLQQREEEIAELQKALSDMQVCLFQEREHVLRLYSENDRLRIRELEDKKKIQNLLALVGTDAGEVTYFCKEPPHKVTILQKAIQAVGECEQSESSAFKADPKISKRRPSRERKESSEHYQRDIQTLILQVEALQAQLAEQTKLSREQIEGLVEDRRIHLEEIQVQHQRNQNKIKELTKNLHHTQELLYESTKDFLQLRSENQNKEKSWMLEKDNLMSKIKQYRVQCKKKEDKIGKVLPVMHESHHAQSEYIKATVNARANQDLALLCEVRDSNRRAHKIQGELKNLKSKVFGLENELRLC
- the CCDC77 gene encoding coiled-coil domain-containing protein 77 isoform X6 gives rise to the protein MNFTPTQTPVCRKRTVVSKRGVAVSGPTKRRGMADSLESTPLPSPEDRLAKLHPSKELLEYYQKKMTECEAENEDLLKKLELYKEACEGQHKLECDLQQREEEIAELQKALSDMQVCLFQEREHVLRLYSENDRLRIRELEDKKKIQNLLALVGTDAGEVTYFCKEPPHKVTILQKAIQAVGECEQSESSAFKADPKISKRRPSRERKESSEHYQRDIQTLILQVEALQAQLAEQTKLSREQIEGLVEDRRIHLEEIQVQHQRNQNKIKELTKNLHHTQELLYESTKDFLQLRSENQNKEKSWMLEKDNLMSKIKQYRVQCKKKEDKIGKVLPVMHESHHAQSEYIKATVNARANQDLALLCEVRDSNRRAHKIQGELKNLKSKVFGLENELRLC